In one Niallia taxi genomic region, the following are encoded:
- the holA gene encoding DNA polymerase III subunit delta: protein MMQEIWKKIKRQEFAPVYLMYGQESFLINETKQLLIQTALNPEEEDFNLSTYDLEEVSIELAIEDAETIPFFGDRKVIVLQNPFFLTSEKTKSKVEHDVKRLEAYLNEPSPYTIIVFTGSYEKLDERKKITKEMKKTAEILEAKKLNEQELKNWMKQRASYNKVELDNDALDSLLSIAGTNLFLLTSEVDKMALYVQDSKLITKEIVEELAAKSLEQNIFALVEKIINKRIDEALRIYYDLLKQNEEPLKMLAIITNQFRLIYQVKALAKTGYGQQQIASVLKVHPFRVKLAAGQANRFTDEELTRCISMFAEADYQMKTSGMNKTMIIEMILFKLGQANRNA from the coding sequence ATGATGCAAGAAATTTGGAAAAAAATAAAAAGACAGGAATTTGCGCCCGTTTATTTGATGTATGGACAAGAGTCTTTTTTAATAAATGAAACAAAGCAGCTTTTAATTCAAACCGCATTAAATCCAGAAGAAGAGGACTTTAACTTATCGACGTATGATTTGGAGGAGGTCAGTATAGAGCTGGCAATTGAGGATGCTGAAACGATTCCGTTTTTTGGTGATAGAAAGGTTATCGTCCTGCAAAATCCATTTTTCCTGACAAGTGAGAAAACAAAATCAAAGGTGGAACATGATGTAAAGAGGCTAGAAGCATACTTAAACGAGCCTTCTCCCTATACGATAATCGTTTTTACAGGAAGCTATGAAAAGCTGGATGAACGGAAAAAAATCACAAAAGAAATGAAAAAGACTGCTGAAATTCTCGAAGCAAAGAAGTTAAATGAACAAGAATTAAAAAATTGGATGAAGCAAAGAGCTTCCTACAATAAAGTAGAATTAGACAACGATGCACTCGATTCCCTTCTTAGTATTGCTGGAACAAATTTGTTTCTTCTGACAAGTGAAGTGGACAAAATGGCGCTTTATGTGCAGGATTCCAAACTCATTACGAAGGAAATTGTCGAGGAGCTGGCCGCTAAGTCGCTGGAACAGAACATTTTCGCTCTTGTTGAGAAAATAATTAACAAAAGAATTGATGAGGCATTAAGGATTTATTACGATCTATTAAAGCAAAATGAAGAGCCATTAAAAATGCTCGCAATCATCACAAATCAGTTTCGCCTTATTTATCAAGTGAAGGCACTTGCGAAAACAGGCTATGGACAGCAGCAAATCGCGTCTGTTTTAAAGGTCCATCCGTTTCGGGTGAAGCTTGCAGCAGGTCAGGCTAATCGGTTTACAGATGAGGAGCTGACACGGTGTATCAGCATGTTCGCTGAGGCTGATTACCAGATGAAAACAAGCGGAATGAACAAGACAATGATCATTGAAATGATTCTTTTTAAATTAGGACAAGCTAATAGAAACGCATAG
- the rpsT gene encoding 30S ribosomal protein S20, with the protein MPNIKSAIKRVKTSNARNAQNTTVKSAMRTAVKKAEAAIASEDTNAANESFVVAASNLDKAASKGLIHKNAAARKKSRLAKRKNAINA; encoded by the coding sequence ATGCCAAACATTAAATCTGCTATTAAACGCGTAAAAACTAGCAACGCTCGTAACGCTCAAAACACTACAGTTAAATCAGCAATGCGTACTGCTGTTAAAAAAGCAGAAGCTGCTATCGCTTCTGAAGATACTAATGCTGCGAACGAAAGCTTTGTAGTAGCTGCTAGCAACTTAGACAAGGCTGCTTCAAAAGGTCTTATCCATAAAAATGCTGCTGCTCGTAAGAAATCTCGTCTAGCTAAGAGAAAAAACGCGATCAATGCATAA
- the gpr gene encoding GPR endopeptidase, producing MSEQLDLSMYAVRTDLAIEANELALSQRAHIQTEPNQSQLDGVIIKEKEENGIKVSYVEVTDKGEELIGKKKGKYLTLEVMGIRQQDSKLQAEVEKLFAKEFSQFLASNNISADASCLVVGLGNWNVTPDALGPQVCENILVTRHLFELQPQNVDKGYRPVSALSPGVMGLTGIETSDIIKGVVEKTNPDFVIVIDALASRSIDRVNSTIQISDTGIHPGSGVGNKRKELSKETLGRPVIAIGVPTVVDAVSITSDTIDYILKHFGKELKEGDRPSRALAPAGLSFGEKRVLTEEDLPEEHHRKTFLGIIGTLPEEEKRKLIFEVLSPIGHNLMVTPKEVDVFIEDMSNLLANGLNASLHAAINQDNVGFNTH from the coding sequence ATGAGTGAACAGCTGGATTTAAGCATGTATGCCGTCAGAACTGATTTGGCAATTGAAGCAAATGAATTGGCACTTAGCCAAAGAGCGCATATTCAAACAGAACCGAACCAATCTCAACTTGATGGGGTAATCATAAAGGAAAAAGAAGAGAATGGTATAAAAGTATCTTATGTCGAAGTAACAGATAAAGGTGAAGAACTTATTGGCAAGAAAAAAGGCAAGTATTTAACACTGGAAGTCATGGGCATACGCCAGCAGGACAGTAAGCTGCAGGCGGAGGTTGAAAAATTATTTGCCAAGGAATTCTCTCAATTTCTAGCATCGAATAATATTTCTGCAGATGCCTCCTGCCTAGTAGTAGGTTTAGGTAACTGGAATGTAACTCCAGATGCGCTTGGCCCGCAAGTTTGTGAAAACATTCTTGTGACAAGACATTTGTTTGAATTGCAGCCCCAAAATGTGGATAAAGGCTACAGACCAGTCAGTGCGTTATCACCAGGAGTTATGGGACTGACAGGAATTGAGACAAGTGACATTATTAAAGGCGTTGTGGAAAAAACAAACCCGGATTTTGTCATTGTAATTGATGCACTAGCATCAAGAAGCATTGATAGAGTTAATTCTACCATCCAAATTTCTGATACGGGTATTCATCCAGGTTCTGGTGTTGGCAATAAACGAAAAGAGTTAAGTAAGGAAACATTAGGTAGACCTGTAATTGCAATAGGTGTTCCAACAGTTGTTGATGCTGTTTCGATTACAAGCGATACGATCGATTATATTTTGAAGCATTTTGGAAAAGAATTGAAGGAAGGGGACAGGCCTTCTAGGGCTCTAGCTCCCGCCGGTTTAAGCTTTGGAGAAAAAAGAGTGCTGACAGAAGAGGATTTACCAGAAGAGCATCATCGAAAAACATTTTTAGGCATTATCGGCACACTGCCAGAGGAAGAAAAGCGCAAGCTTATTTTTGAAGTGCTTTCTCCAATTGGTCACAACTTAATGGTCACTCCAAAGGAAGTGGATGTTTTCATAGAGGATATGTCCAACCTGCTAGCTAATGGTCTGAATGCATCACTGCATGCTGCTATTAATCAGGATAATGTCGGATTTAATACACATTAA
- the spoIIP gene encoding stage II sporulation protein P, translating to MKPLRKKTDVYILNANIMNILPVFFMLFIVIFILVIAVSAVKQEIDMGATIMKESPSEIEGSFFYSLLGSENHYFLSALSEEQKDLVISQLFIKLATNINLDDPRSLLGRELPAFSLYDSEILVAGDGTNYTNLPLESAPPQPFIEAGKEAALQRTDEIKRLEEKEKTQTAAAPTTGDKKIVYLYFSHNRESFLPYLKGVKDPNLAQHSKINITNLGDVMKEELEMKGIGTTVEKKDIQNLLNKKGWSYTQSYQGSREVVAAAMSDNRDLSYFIDIHRDSQRRKNTTTTIDGKDYAKIAFVIGGNNKNFEKNQQLAEELHGILKKKYKSLSRGVILKKGAYTNGKFNQDLSENSILVEIGGVDNTFAELNRTSKALADAFSEYYWKAESVNGN from the coding sequence ATGAAACCATTACGAAAAAAAACAGACGTTTACATATTGAATGCCAATATCATGAATATCCTGCCCGTATTTTTTATGCTGTTTATTGTTATTTTTATTTTAGTGATAGCTGTTTCGGCCGTAAAGCAGGAAATAGACATGGGTGCAACCATCATGAAAGAATCACCTAGCGAGATAGAAGGGAGCTTCTTTTATTCTCTGCTCGGTTCTGAAAATCATTATTTTTTGTCTGCTCTATCAGAAGAACAGAAAGATTTAGTTATAAGTCAATTGTTTATAAAGCTAGCAACAAATATTAATTTAGACGATCCAAGAAGCCTGCTTGGAAGAGAGCTTCCTGCCTTTTCTTTATATGACAGTGAAATACTCGTAGCAGGTGATGGAACAAACTATACGAATTTGCCTCTAGAATCAGCACCTCCACAGCCTTTTATCGAGGCTGGAAAAGAAGCGGCACTGCAGCGTACGGATGAAATAAAAAGACTGGAAGAAAAAGAGAAGACACAAACCGCAGCCGCTCCCACAACAGGCGATAAAAAAATTGTCTATTTGTATTTTTCCCATAATCGAGAATCCTTCCTGCCTTACCTTAAAGGTGTAAAGGACCCAAATCTTGCTCAACACTCGAAAATAAACATCACAAACCTAGGAGATGTCATGAAAGAGGAGCTGGAAATGAAGGGGATCGGCACAACCGTAGAAAAGAAAGATATTCAAAATCTGCTCAATAAAAAAGGGTGGAGCTACACCCAATCCTATCAAGGTTCAAGAGAAGTGGTAGCAGCAGCAATGTCTGACAATAGAGATTTAAGTTATTTTATTGATATCCATCGTGATTCTCAAAGACGAAAAAACACAACGACTACGATTGATGGCAAGGACTATGCAAAAATTGCCTTTGTGATTGGCGGAAATAACAAAAATTTCGAAAAGAACCAGCAGCTTGCCGAAGAATTGCATGGCATCCTAAAGAAGAAATACAAGTCCTTATCAAGAGGCGTTATCTTGAAAAAAGGGGCGTATACCAATGGGAAATTTAATCAGGACTTGTCAGAAAACAGTATATTGGTTGAAATTGGCGGTGTTGACAATACGTTTGCAGAGCTGAACAGAACGTCAAAAGCTTTGGCAGATGCTTTTAGTGAGTATTATTGGAAAGCAGAGAGTGTGAACGGTAACTAA
- a CDS encoding DUF3679 domain-containing protein: MKMFTLKALGIAFLMFACVLFGMQQANGGILKMKGYEDENFSSALAINNEQGGLEASILGSDVTSHDLQKKKEQMEEMKTFNLLSGIGKGVADGVSSLAQKGVDLVSGVINKDKDTGNQP; encoded by the coding sequence ATGAAGATGTTTACCTTGAAGGCACTAGGTATTGCCTTCTTGATGTTTGCTTGTGTGTTATTCGGAATGCAGCAGGCAAATGGAGGTATTTTAAAGATGAAGGGCTATGAAGATGAAAACTTCAGCAGTGCTTTAGCAATTAATAATGAGCAAGGCGGGTTGGAAGCCTCCATATTAGGCAGTGATGTTACAAGCCATGATTTGCAAAAAAAGAAAGAGCAAATGGAGGAAATGAAAACCTTTAATCTTCTTTCTGGTATAGGGAAGGGTGTCGCTGATGGCGTCTCCTCTCTTGCCCAAAAGGGTGTCGATTTGGTCAGCGGTGTCATAAATAAGGATAAAGATACAGGTAACCAGCCATGA
- the lepA gene encoding translation elongation factor 4, whose translation MNREEMLNRQSKIRNFSIIAHIDHGKSTLADRILEKTNALTAREMKDQLLDSMDLERERGITIKLNSVQLKYKAKDGEIYTLHLIDTPGHVDFTYEVSRSLAACEGAVLVVDAAQGIEAQTLANVYLAIDNDLEIVPVINKIDLPSADPERVRNEIEEVIGLDASEAVLASAKAGIGIEDILEQVVEKVPAPQGDPEAPLKALIFDSLYDAYRGVVTYIRVVEGTVKAGDKIKMMATGKEFEVIEVGVFTPKATSKNQLSVGDVGYLTAAIKNVGDTRVGDTITSAKNGAVEALPGYRKLNPMVYCGLYPIDSSKFNDLREALEKLELNDSALQFEPETSQALGFGFRCGFLGLLHMEIIQERIEREFKIDLITTAPSVIYDVIMTDGTELKVDNPSAMPDPQKIDRIEEPYVKATMMAPNEYVGAIMELCQLKRGVFIDMQYMDETRVKIVYEIPLSEIVYDFFDQLKSNTRGYASFDYELIGYKTSTLVKMDILLNAEKVDALSFIVHKDFAYERGKLIVEKLKELIPRQQFEVPIQAAVGQKIVARSTIKAMRKNVLAKCYGGDISRKRKLLEKQKEGKKRMKQVGSVEVPQEAFMAVLRMDDNNTKNS comes from the coding sequence ATGAACAGAGAAGAAATGCTTAATAGACAATCAAAAATCCGTAATTTTTCCATCATCGCTCATATTGATCATGGAAAATCTACATTAGCAGATAGAATATTAGAAAAGACAAATGCGTTGACAGCGCGGGAAATGAAAGACCAGCTTTTAGACTCAATGGATCTTGAAAGAGAACGTGGGATTACAATCAAGCTGAATTCCGTTCAGCTTAAATATAAAGCAAAAGACGGCGAAATTTATACACTGCACTTGATTGATACACCGGGACATGTCGACTTTACATACGAAGTTTCCCGAAGTCTAGCCGCTTGTGAAGGGGCAGTGCTTGTTGTGGATGCGGCTCAGGGTATTGAAGCGCAAACACTTGCGAATGTGTATTTGGCAATTGATAATGACTTGGAAATAGTTCCGGTTATTAATAAAATTGACTTACCGAGTGCTGATCCTGAGCGTGTTCGTAACGAAATTGAAGAGGTTATTGGTTTGGATGCTTCTGAGGCAGTTCTTGCTTCTGCAAAGGCTGGCATTGGAATTGAAGATATTTTAGAACAAGTGGTAGAAAAGGTTCCTGCTCCACAAGGAGATCCGGAAGCGCCGTTGAAAGCACTTATTTTTGACAGCCTTTATGATGCATACAGAGGTGTTGTCACATATATTCGTGTTGTCGAAGGTACAGTTAAAGCAGGCGATAAAATCAAAATGATGGCAACAGGCAAAGAATTTGAAGTAATTGAGGTCGGTGTATTTACGCCAAAGGCTACCAGTAAAAATCAACTGTCTGTTGGTGATGTTGGTTACCTTACAGCTGCAATCAAAAATGTCGGCGATACAAGAGTCGGGGACACGATAACTAGCGCGAAAAACGGCGCAGTTGAAGCACTGCCAGGGTATCGTAAGTTAAACCCAATGGTATATTGCGGCTTATATCCAATTGATAGCTCGAAATTCAATGACCTTCGTGAAGCATTGGAAAAGCTTGAGCTTAATGACTCTGCACTTCAGTTTGAGCCGGAAACTTCTCAAGCATTAGGCTTTGGTTTCCGTTGTGGTTTCTTAGGACTGCTTCACATGGAAATCATCCAGGAAAGAATTGAACGAGAGTTTAAAATTGACTTAATTACAACAGCTCCGAGTGTTATTTATGATGTAATTATGACAGATGGAACAGAATTAAAGGTGGACAATCCATCAGCAATGCCTGACCCGCAAAAAATTGATCGTATTGAAGAGCCTTATGTGAAGGCGACAATGATGGCTCCGAATGAATATGTTGGGGCAATCATGGAGCTTTGCCAGTTGAAACGCGGCGTGTTTATTGATATGCAATATATGGATGAAACTCGTGTTAAAATTGTTTATGAAATTCCGCTGTCTGAAATTGTTTATGACTTCTTCGATCAGCTGAAATCTAATACAAGAGGGTACGCATCGTTTGACTATGAGCTTATTGGTTACAAAACGTCTACACTCGTGAAAATGGATATCCTTCTAAACGCAGAAAAGGTCGATGCGTTAAGCTTTATCGTCCATAAGGATTTTGCTTATGAAAGAGGAAAACTCATCGTTGAAAAGCTGAAGGAACTAATTCCGCGTCAACAGTTTGAAGTGCCTATTCAAGCTGCTGTCGGTCAGAAAATCGTCGCACGTTCAACAATCAAGGCGATGCGTAAAAACGTATTGGCGAAGTGTTATGGCGGTGACATATCCCGTAAGCGTAAATTGCTAGAGAAGCAAAAAGAAGGTAAAAAACGAATGAAGCAAGTCGGATCTGTAGAAGTGCCGCAAGAGGCATTTATGGCCGTATTGCGCATGGATGATAACAATACGAAAAATTCATGA
- the hemW gene encoding radical SAM family heme chaperone HemW: MIKAAYIHIPFCEHICHYCDFNKVFLKGQPVDEYLDALEKEIKLTAAKNQHTLSTVFVGGGTPTSLNAKQLERLCAIISENLVLDKNAEYTFEANPGDLAPDKLKALYDGGVNRLSFGVQSFNDELLQRIGRTHRAKDVFSSVEAANRIGFDNISIDLMYSLPGQTVEDFAATLKQAFTLDIQHFSGYSLIIEPKTVFYNLLRKGKLLTPGEDAEATMYRLLMEEMEKHGYKQYEISNFAKDGYESIHNITYWNNAEYYGFGAGAHGYVNGYRRSNFGPLKKYMEPLAEGNLPLLDNHKVTRTEQMEEELFLGLRKNSGVSLNSFKDKYNQDIEILFADELKGLLERGLISMDDGNLKLTYDGRFLGNEVFQSFIGIL, encoded by the coding sequence TTGATTAAAGCAGCATATATCCATATCCCATTTTGTGAACATATATGTCATTACTGTGATTTTAATAAAGTATTTCTTAAGGGTCAGCCTGTGGACGAATATTTGGACGCCTTAGAAAAGGAAATCAAGCTGACAGCAGCTAAAAACCAACATACACTTTCTACCGTTTTTGTCGGAGGAGGAACGCCGACAAGCTTAAATGCCAAGCAGTTGGAGCGATTATGTGCAATTATTAGTGAAAATCTTGTTTTAGATAAAAATGCCGAATATACATTTGAAGCAAACCCTGGAGATTTGGCTCCAGATAAACTGAAGGCTCTATATGATGGTGGAGTCAATCGTTTAAGCTTTGGTGTGCAATCCTTTAATGATGAATTGCTGCAACGAATCGGAAGAACGCACCGGGCAAAGGATGTTTTCTCTTCTGTTGAAGCTGCGAACAGAATCGGATTTGACAACATTAGCATCGACTTAATGTACAGTCTGCCAGGACAAACAGTGGAAGATTTTGCGGCAACATTAAAGCAGGCCTTCACATTAGATATTCAGCATTTTTCTGGATACTCGCTGATTATCGAGCCAAAAACGGTATTTTATAATCTTCTTCGTAAGGGCAAGCTTTTAACACCAGGTGAAGATGCTGAAGCAACGATGTACCGCCTCCTTATGGAGGAAATGGAGAAACATGGCTACAAACAGTATGAAATAAGCAATTTTGCCAAGGATGGTTATGAAAGCATTCATAATATTACCTATTGGAACAACGCAGAATACTATGGCTTCGGCGCAGGAGCCCATGGTTATGTTAACGGATATCGCCGTTCTAATTTTGGCCCATTAAAGAAATACATGGAGCCTCTTGCTGAAGGGAATCTGCCGTTACTTGACAATCATAAGGTTACTCGAACAGAACAAATGGAGGAAGAGCTGTTTTTAGGTTTAAGAAAAAACAGTGGTGTTAGCTTAAATTCCTTTAAAGATAAATATAATCAAGACATCGAGATACTATTTGCAGATGAACTGAAGGGGCTGTTGGAAAGAGGGTTGATTTCCATGGATGATGGAAATTTAAAGCTTACTTACGACGGACGTTTCCTAGGAAACGAAGTGTTCCAGTCATTCATTGGGATTCTTTAA
- the hrcA gene encoding heat-inducible transcriptional repressor HrcA: MLTDRQLLILQVIIDDFIASAQPVGSRSLSKKPEISFSSATIRNEMADLEESGYLEKTHSSSGRIPSEKGYRFYVDHLLFPQKLRKEDVLTLNSVFAEKIYELENMVQRSAKILSELTNYTTIVLGPAVKENKLKKIQIVPLNAQTAIAIIVTDTGHVENKMFHLPESTDANDIEKLVNILNERLAGVSIEKLHNKIYKEVASLLKLHINHYDLFLNSIYDAVKIDTHEKLFFGGKTNMLSQPEFHDVNKIRDLLTMIEKEEGIHDLIRNNSTDISIKIGTENNVSAMENCSVISASYSLGKKQLGSIAILGPTRMEYSRVVSLLNLMTHDLTKVLTRLYQN; the protein is encoded by the coding sequence GTGTTAACAGATCGTCAATTATTGATACTGCAAGTGATTATTGATGATTTTATAGCATCTGCTCAGCCGGTTGGTTCTAGAAGCTTGTCGAAAAAGCCGGAAATATCCTTCAGCTCTGCCACTATCAGAAATGAAATGGCTGATTTGGAAGAATCTGGTTATTTAGAAAAGACTCATTCTTCATCTGGACGAATTCCGAGTGAAAAGGGCTATCGTTTTTATGTAGATCACTTATTATTTCCGCAAAAGCTTCGGAAAGAAGATGTGTTGACACTGAATTCCGTGTTTGCTGAAAAGATTTACGAATTGGAAAATATGGTCCAAAGGTCAGCGAAAATACTCTCAGAGTTAACAAACTATACGACAATTGTGTTGGGTCCTGCTGTTAAGGAAAACAAGCTGAAAAAAATTCAAATCGTCCCATTAAATGCTCAAACAGCGATAGCCATTATCGTGACAGATACAGGACATGTCGAAAATAAAATGTTCCATTTGCCGGAATCTACAGATGCAAATGACATTGAAAAGCTTGTGAATATCCTTAATGAAAGGCTTGCAGGAGTCTCAATCGAGAAGCTGCACAACAAAATATATAAGGAAGTTGCTTCCTTATTAAAACTTCATATTAATCATTATGATTTATTTTTGAATTCTATCTATGATGCTGTTAAAATCGATACACATGAGAAGCTTTTCTTTGGCGGCAAAACAAATATGCTAAGCCAGCCTGAATTCCATGATGTCAATAAGATTAGAGATTTGCTGACCATGATTGAAAAAGAAGAAGGCATCCATGATTTGATTCGTAATAATTCAACAGATATCAGCATTAAAATCGGTACGGAAAACAATGTTTCGGCGATGGAAAACTGCAGCGTCATTTCTGCTTCCTATTCATTAGGAAAAAAACAGCTTGGCTCCATTGCAATATTGGGACCTACGAGGATGGAATACTCCAGGGTTGTCAGTCTGCTAAACTTGATGACACATGATTTGACAAAAGTGCTGACAAGGCTGTATCAAAATTAA
- the grpE gene encoding nucleotide exchange factor GrpE produces the protein MLAEDKTTMNEELQEEVAAEEKTEAVFEEVKQEETTAEAEEGADSLDKDLQAANAKIAELEAKIESESNRYLRLQADFDNSRRRAKLDLEAAQTYRAQIIVMDLLPAIDNFERAMKVEATEEQAKSLYTGMEMVYRGLLDALEKEGVQVIESVGTEFDPHLHQAVMQVEVEGTEPNIVVEEFQKGYKLKDRVIRPAMVKVSQ, from the coding sequence ATGTTGGCAGAAGATAAAACAACGATGAATGAAGAGCTACAAGAGGAAGTCGCAGCTGAAGAAAAGACAGAAGCGGTCTTTGAAGAAGTGAAGCAAGAGGAAACGACTGCTGAAGCTGAAGAAGGAGCGGACTCACTTGATAAGGATCTTCAGGCAGCAAATGCTAAAATTGCTGAACTTGAGGCAAAAATTGAAAGTGAATCAAATCGCTATTTGCGTCTTCAAGCAGATTTTGACAATTCCCGCCGCAGGGCAAAGCTTGATTTAGAAGCGGCGCAAACATATAGAGCACAAATCATCGTTATGGATTTGCTACCAGCAATCGATAACTTTGAAAGAGCTATGAAGGTCGAAGCGACAGAAGAACAAGCAAAAAGCTTATACACTGGTATGGAAATGGTATACAGAGGATTGTTGGATGCACTTGAAAAAGAGGGTGTTCAAGTAATCGAGTCTGTCGGAACTGAATTTGATCCACATCTACATCAAGCAGTAATGCAGGTAGAAGTGGAAGGTACAGAACCTAATATTGTAGTAGAAGAGTTCCAAAAAGGCTACAAATTAAAAGACAGAGTTATCAGACCAGCCATGGTAAAGGTTAGTCAGTAA
- the dnaK gene encoding molecular chaperone DnaK, with product MSKIIGIDLGTTNSCVAVLEGGEPKVIPNPEGNRTAPSVVAFKNGERQVGEVAKRQSITNPNTIMSIKRHMGTDYKVEVEGKNYSPQEVSAIILQYLKGYAEEYLGETVTKAVITVPAYFNDAERQATKDAGKIAGLEVERIINEPTAAALAYGLDKTEEDQTILVYDLGGGTFDVSILELGDGVFEVKSTAGDNRLGGDDFDQVIIDYLVDQFKKENGIDLSKDKMALQRLKDAAEKAKKDLSGVASTQISLPFITAGEAGPLHLEVTLSRAKFEEISADLVERTMGPTRQALKDAGLSASEIDKVILVGGSTRIPAVQEAIKKETGKEPHKGVNPDEVVAMGAAIQGGVITGDVKDVVLLDVTPLSLGIETMGGVFTKLIDRNTTIPTSKSQVFSTAADSQTAVDIHVLQGERQMAADNKTLGRFQLADIPPAPRGIPQIEVSFDIDKNGIVNVRAKDLGTNKEQTITIKSSTGLSDEEIDKMVREAEENAEADKKRKEEVELRNEADQLVFTTEKTLKDLEGKVDEGEVAKANEAKDALKEAIEKNELEEIRAKKDALQEIVQNLSAKLYEEAAKQAQAAQGAEGQSAGKDDDAVDAEFEEVKDDK from the coding sequence ATGAGTAAAATTATTGGAATTGATTTAGGTACAACAAACTCATGTGTTGCTGTATTGGAAGGTGGAGAACCAAAAGTTATTCCAAATCCAGAAGGTAACCGCACAGCTCCATCTGTAGTTGCATTTAAAAATGGAGAGCGTCAAGTTGGGGAAGTGGCAAAACGCCAATCTATTACAAACCCAAACACAATCATGTCTATCAAACGTCATATGGGTACAGACTACAAAGTTGAGGTTGAAGGCAAAAACTACTCTCCTCAAGAGGTTTCTGCTATTATCCTTCAATATTTGAAAGGTTATGCAGAAGAATATCTTGGCGAAACAGTAACAAAAGCTGTTATTACAGTTCCTGCTTATTTCAATGATGCAGAACGCCAAGCTACTAAGGATGCAGGTAAAATTGCTGGTCTAGAAGTAGAGCGTATCATCAATGAGCCAACTGCAGCAGCTCTTGCATATGGACTTGATAAAACAGAAGAAGATCAAACAATTTTAGTATATGACCTTGGAGGCGGTACTTTCGACGTTTCCATCCTTGAATTAGGTGATGGTGTATTTGAAGTTAAGTCAACTGCTGGTGACAACCGTCTAGGTGGAGACGACTTCGACCAAGTAATCATTGATTACTTAGTAGATCAATTCAAAAAAGAAAACGGTATTGACTTAAGCAAGGATAAAATGGCTCTTCAACGTCTTAAAGATGCTGCTGAAAAAGCGAAAAAAGACTTGTCTGGTGTAGCTTCTACACAAATTTCGCTTCCATTTATCACTGCAGGCGAAGCTGGTCCGCTTCACTTAGAAGTAACGCTATCTCGTGCTAAATTTGAAGAAATTTCTGCTGATTTAGTTGAACGTACAATGGGACCTACTCGCCAAGCATTAAAAGATGCTGGTTTAAGCGCTTCTGAAATTGATAAAGTAATTCTTGTTGGTGGTTCTACTCGTATACCTGCTGTCCAAGAAGCAATCAAAAAAGAAACAGGTAAAGAGCCTCATAAAGGTGTTAACCCTGACGAAGTAGTAGCAATGGGTGCAGCTATCCAAGGTGGAGTTATCACTGGTGACGTTAAAGACGTTGTTCTTCTTGACGTAACACCATTATCATTGGGAATTGAAACAATGGGCGGAGTGTTCACTAAGCTTATTGACCGTAACACAACAATCCCAACATCTAAGTCTCAGGTGTTCTCAACTGCTGCTGACAGCCAAACGGCTGTTGACATTCATGTACTTCAAGGGGAGCGCCAAATGGCTGCTGACAATAAAACTTTAGGCAGATTCCAATTGGCAGATATTCCGCCAGCACCACGTGGAATTCCACAAATCGAAGTAAGCTTTGATATCGATAAAAACGGTATTGTGAATGTACGTGCAAAAGATTTGGGTACAAACAAAGAGCAAACAATCACAATTAAATCTTCAACAGGTTTATCTGACGAAGAGATCGACAAAATGGTTAGAGAAGCAGAAGAAAACGCGGAAGCTGATAAAAAGCGCAAAGAGGAAGTTGAATTGCGCAATGAAGCAGATCAATTAGTGTTCACTACAGAAAAAACACTAAAAGATTTGGAAGGCAAAGTAGATGAAGGCGAAGTAGCAAAAGCTAATGAAGCAAAAGATGCGCTTAAAGAAGCGATCGAGAAAAACGAATTAGAAGAAATTCGTGCGAAAAAAGATGCGCTACAAGAAATCGTTCAAAATCTTTCTGCAAAGCTTTATGAAGAAGCAGCTAAACAAGCTCAAGCAGCACAAGGTGCTGAAGGGCAATCAGCTGGCAAAGATGATGATGCAGTAGATGCAGAGTTTGAAGAAGTAAAAGACGACAAATAA